One segment of Cellulosilyticum sp. I15G10I2 DNA contains the following:
- a CDS encoding AEC family transporter: MQNFYSMVNIQAILFIYLLVGVYANKRKIINSKTRQSYIDFIIQIALPCMIFNSFNQDISIEQLKYASIILVVSFLICLFSMLLGKVLYRKYPFEKRSILQYGAIISNAGFAGLPLVAAAYGELALFYASVFVIPNRIFLWSAGISLFTEADRKTKIKSALLNPGMIAVGLGLIKMLLGIQLHPSVVSVIKNIGDCTGPLSMIIVGTILAEISIKNVFEKGVFNLTFIRLILIPVVVMVSMKLLQMDPTAIKVAVVLTAMPVGTTTALLAQKYGADYTFGSKCVFVSTVLSMITVPILTIFL; the protein is encoded by the coding sequence ATGCAAAATTTTTATTCTATGGTTAATATACAGGCTATCTTATTTATTTATCTTCTAGTAGGTGTTTATGCAAATAAGAGAAAAATTATAAATAGTAAGACCCGTCAAAGTTATATTGACTTCATCATTCAGATTGCACTGCCGTGTATGATTTTTAATTCATTTAATCAGGATATTTCAATAGAGCAGTTAAAATATGCTTCTATTATTCTAGTCGTATCATTTCTGATTTGTCTATTTTCTATGCTTCTTGGAAAAGTACTTTATCGCAAATACCCGTTTGAAAAGAGAAGTATTTTGCAATATGGGGCAATTATTAGTAATGCGGGATTTGCGGGACTGCCTTTAGTTGCAGCGGCGTATGGTGAACTGGCACTCTTTTATGCATCTGTTTTTGTCATTCCCAACCGTATTTTTCTATGGTCTGCCGGTATCTCGTTGTTTACAGAGGCTGACAGGAAAACAAAAATCAAAAGTGCGTTATTAAATCCAGGAATGATTGCAGTTGGGTTAGGTCTTATCAAAATGCTGCTTGGTATACAGCTGCATCCGAGTGTTGTCTCGGTTATTAAAAATATAGGGGATTGTACGGGGCCGCTTTCGATGATTATAGTAGGAACCATTCTGGCGGAGATTAGCATAAAAAATGTATTTGAAAAAGGTGTTTTCAATCTTACTTTTATACGTCTTATTCTAATTCCTGTAGTTGTCATGGTATCCATGAAACTGTTGCAGATGGATCCAACTGCAATTAAAGTAGCCGTAGTACTTACTGCTATGCCTGTAGGGACTACAACTGCGCTGCTCGCACAAAAATACGGTGCAGACTATACATTTGGTTCAAAATGTGTTTTTGTATCCACTGTATTATCTATGATTACAGTGCCTATACTTACTATATTTTTATAA
- a CDS encoding CdaR family transcriptional regulator: MLLQKGTCQKIVDRFINILDTNINIMDLNGNIIASTNKARVNTFHPGAHSCILNSSELIITEANQHLYTGCALGINLPIYYEDEVIGAVGITGDPQFIKGYTLIVKELVELIVAEDEHRKYIQLKEETKRSFFTQLFNELPSVQEEVLESRAHIADFNFSASKRIVLLEINTADQADKSSKTNFEKQKIKTKIRTYIKTTLQIHEDIIDLYEDEIILILHDHLHLEAFLSKTAKSLIDYYQVLPRFYISDLCNQLKDYAPNYKKTKTLATLYKGKAVYTSFLWVNNYHLELMLNTLSEGEKLFYLNTFHNLFSCPKKDQAYYDLLETVKSYFECNMSSSDTAVHMNLHRNTVRYRLNKFNDLYQIDITKPYECMKIYLAIKLFLD, translated from the coding sequence ATGTTATTGCAAAAAGGAACTTGTCAAAAGATTGTTGATAGATTTATCAACATTTTAGATACTAACATTAATATTATGGATTTGAATGGAAATATTATTGCTTCTACCAATAAGGCACGTGTAAACACTTTTCATCCCGGTGCACACTCATGTATTCTAAATAGCAGCGAACTCATTATTACCGAAGCTAATCAGCATCTTTATACAGGTTGCGCACTAGGTATTAATCTGCCTATTTACTATGAAGATGAAGTCATAGGCGCTGTAGGTATTACAGGCGATCCCCAATTTATAAAAGGCTACACTCTTATCGTTAAAGAATTAGTTGAACTGATCGTAGCAGAAGATGAACATCGCAAATATATACAACTGAAAGAAGAAACAAAACGTTCTTTTTTTACTCAGCTTTTTAATGAGCTTCCCTCCGTGCAAGAAGAGGTATTAGAAAGCCGAGCACATATTGCGGATTTCAATTTTTCTGCCAGTAAGCGTATCGTTCTTTTAGAAATCAATACAGCTGATCAAGCTGATAAAAGCAGCAAAACAAACTTTGAAAAACAAAAGATAAAAACTAAAATACGCACTTATATTAAAACAACGCTTCAAATACACGAAGATATCATAGATTTATACGAGGACGAAATCATTCTGATCTTGCATGATCATTTACACCTCGAGGCCTTCCTAAGTAAAACTGCCAAATCACTAATTGACTATTACCAGGTACTACCTAGATTTTATATCAGTGATTTATGCAATCAGCTTAAAGATTACGCCCCAAACTATAAAAAAACTAAAACCCTCGCCACACTTTACAAAGGCAAGGCTGTTTATACCTCTTTTTTATGGGTAAACAACTATCACCTAGAGCTTATGTTAAATACTTTAAGTGAAGGCGAAAAGCTCTTTTACTTAAACACATTTCATAATCTATTTAGCTGCCCCAAAAAAGATCAAGCATACTACGACCTCTTAGAGACGGTGAAATCTTACTTTGAGTGTAATATGAGTAGTTCAGATACAGCAGTTCACATGAACCTTCACCGCAACACCGTACGCTACCGGCTCAATAAATTCAATGACTTATATCAAATAGATATCACGAAACCTTATGAGTGTATGAAAATCTACTTAGCTATTAAGCTCTTTCTAGACTAA